From Sphingopyxis sp. MWB1, a single genomic window includes:
- the metC gene encoding cystathionine beta-lyase translates to MTDRPKDALRPATQLVQGGRRPEWTGDPRLGGGIVNPPVWRASTILYDNVADLKARGHATHDRLFYGRRGTPTVWALADALTGLEPGAEGTLLYPSGVAAISAGLLALLAPGDHLLMVDSVYEPTRAFCDGMLARYGVTTSYYDPCIGAGIADLIRPETRLIFLESPGSLTFEVQDIPAITAIARERDIVTMLDNTWATPLLFPAMRHGVDVTMMSLTKYVGGHSDAMMGSLTATRAPWPRLRQAAYQLGQSVSPDECALMLRGLRTLDVRLQRHGENGLAVARWLAEQSQVGRVLHPALPDDPGHALWRRDFAGASGLFGFTLKGADDATRAQFVDALAHFGIGYSWGGFESLAVPCDPAGLRTATEWSDPDPLVRLSIGLEDPADLIDDLSRGFAAMEGAI, encoded by the coding sequence ATGACTGATCGCCCGAAAGATGCGCTTCGCCCCGCCACCCAATTGGTTCAGGGCGGGCGCCGCCCCGAATGGACCGGCGACCCCCGGCTTGGCGGCGGGATCGTCAATCCGCCGGTCTGGCGCGCTTCGACGATTCTCTATGACAATGTCGCCGATCTGAAAGCGCGGGGTCATGCGACCCACGACCGGCTTTTCTATGGCCGGCGCGGCACGCCCACCGTCTGGGCGCTGGCTGATGCCCTGACCGGGCTGGAGCCGGGGGCCGAAGGCACTTTGCTTTACCCGTCCGGCGTCGCGGCCATTTCGGCGGGGCTTCTCGCGTTGCTCGCGCCCGGCGACCATCTGTTGATGGTCGACAGCGTCTATGAGCCGACCCGGGCCTTTTGTGACGGCATGCTCGCCCGCTATGGCGTGACGACCAGCTATTATGATCCGTGCATCGGCGCGGGTATCGCCGACCTGATCCGCCCCGAAACAAGGCTGATCTTCCTCGAATCGCCGGGCAGCCTGACCTTTGAGGTTCAGGATATTCCCGCCATCACCGCCATCGCCCGCGAACGCGACATTGTGACGATGCTCGACAATACATGGGCGACGCCGCTGTTGTTTCCGGCGATGCGCCACGGCGTCGATGTGACGATGATGAGCCTCACCAAATATGTCGGCGGCCACAGCGATGCGATGATGGGCAGCCTCACCGCCACGCGCGCGCCGTGGCCGCGGCTGCGACAGGCGGCCTATCAGCTTGGCCAGTCGGTCTCGCCCGATGAATGCGCGCTGATGCTCCGCGGGCTGCGCACGCTCGATGTGCGTTTGCAGCGGCATGGCGAAAATGGCCTCGCCGTCGCCCGCTGGCTGGCCGAACAGTCGCAGGTCGGGCGGGTGCTCCATCCCGCACTTCCCGATGATCCGGGCCATGCGCTGTGGCGGCGCGATTTTGCGGGCGCGAGCGGCCTGTTCGGCTTCACGCTCAAAGGCGCCGATGATGCGACGCGCGCACAATTTGTCGACGCGCTTGCCCATTTCGGAATCGGCTATAGCTGGGGCGGTTTTGAAAGCCTTGCCGTTCCCTGCGATCCTGCGGGGCTGCGCACCGCAACCGAGTGGAGCGACCCCGACCCGCTCGTCCGCCTGTCGATCGGGCTCGAAGATCCCGCCGACCTGATCGACGATCTGTCGCGCGGCTTTGCAGCGATGGAGGGGGCAATATGA
- the chrA gene encoding chromate efflux transporter — protein MTTATDAPPSPDFGALVRCFTRIGFLSFGGPAGQIALMHREIVDDRQWIDEGAFLHALNFCSLLPGPEAQQLATWIGWRLHGLAGGLVAGMLFILPGALLMLLLSALYVAAAGVGWFEALFLGIKAAVLAIVVQALIRISARALTTPLRRAIAVSAFAALAIFALPFPVVILAALATGAAAARWRPAMLGLAPLGAKAGGKDAGQPWRQSLSALMLWGMIWAAPLLLILLLLGRDHVLWDIGAFFSQLAVVSFGGAYAALAYMAQEGVSGLGWLRPAEMADGLGLAETTPGPLILVTQFVGFIAAWRDAAPFTPWIAGLLGAGVTLWATFAPCFLWIFTFAPWIDRLERAPAVRGALAAVTAAVVGVIANLSLWFALHTLFERLTVVSAGPVKAQLPMLSSLDGAAAALAALAFLLLFRWRFNVLTLLACCAVGGILWTLLAPLLDFG, from the coding sequence GTGACGACCGCTACCGACGCCCCGCCTTCCCCCGATTTCGGGGCGCTGGTCCGCTGTTTCACGCGGATCGGCTTTCTCAGCTTCGGCGGCCCGGCGGGGCAGATCGCGCTGATGCACCGCGAAATCGTCGATGACCGTCAATGGATCGACGAAGGCGCCTTTCTCCACGCGCTTAATTTCTGCAGCCTGCTTCCGGGGCCAGAGGCGCAGCAGCTTGCGACATGGATCGGCTGGCGGCTGCATGGGCTGGCGGGCGGGCTGGTCGCCGGAATGCTTTTCATCCTGCCCGGCGCCTTGCTCATGCTGCTTCTGTCGGCGCTCTATGTGGCGGCGGCGGGGGTCGGCTGGTTCGAGGCGCTGTTTCTGGGGATCAAGGCGGCGGTGCTCGCCATTGTCGTTCAGGCGCTGATTCGTATTTCGGCGCGTGCGCTGACGACACCGCTGCGCCGCGCCATTGCGGTTTCGGCCTTTGCCGCGCTGGCTATCTTTGCCTTGCCCTTTCCGGTCGTGATCCTCGCGGCGCTGGCGACTGGCGCGGCGGCGGCGCGCTGGCGTCCGGCGATGCTGGGCCTCGCCCCGCTCGGGGCCAAAGCGGGCGGGAAAGACGCAGGGCAGCCATGGCGGCAGAGCCTGTCGGCGCTGATGCTGTGGGGCATGATCTGGGCCGCTCCGCTGCTGCTCATCCTCCTGCTGCTCGGCCGTGATCATGTGCTGTGGGACATTGGGGCCTTTTTCTCGCAACTTGCCGTGGTCAGTTTCGGCGGCGCCTATGCCGCGCTCGCCTATATGGCGCAGGAGGGGGTGTCCGGCCTCGGCTGGCTGCGCCCCGCTGAAATGGCCGATGGCCTCGGCCTTGCCGAAACGACGCCCGGGCCGCTGATCCTCGTCACCCAATTTGTCGGTTTTATCGCCGCGTGGCGCGATGCCGCGCCCTTCACTCCCTGGATCGCCGGATTGCTCGGTGCGGGGGTAACGCTCTGGGCGACCTTTGCGCCCTGTTTCTTGTGGATTTTTACCTTTGCGCCATGGATCGACCGGCTCGAACGTGCGCCCGCGGTGCGCGGGGCGCTGGCGGCGGTGACGGCGGCGGTGGTCGGGGTCATCGCCAATCTGTCCTTGTGGTTTGCGCTGCATACGCTTTTCGAGCGCCTCACCGTCGTTAGCGCCGGACCGGTGAAGGCGCAGTTGCCGATGTTATCAAGCCTCGACGGGGCGGCCGCGGCACTCGCGGCGCTGGCCTTTCTGCTGCTTTTCCGATGGCGCTTCAATGTCCTCACGCTGCTGGCTTGCTGCGCCGTCGGCGGGATTCTCTGGACCCTTTTGGCCCCGCTACTGGATTTTGGCTGA
- the sseA gene encoding 3-mercaptopyruvate sulfurtransferase, giving the protein MDALVSTEWLERELGASDLRVVDATKFMGGSDRDARAEYEAGHIPGAVFMDLEELTDSSSDIENMAPPPEKFASRMQSLGLGDGSRIVIYDDSPLKSAARAWWLLKLFGAHDVALLDGGLAKWKAEGRALEMGKQTLRHRHFTVWRDAKAVRTKEEMLANTESAAEQVVDARPAARFTGEERDPRPGMAPGHIPGSRSLPHSELFNADGTWKQGDELKAAFGAAGIDLAKPLVATCGSGMTAAVIAFGAHLLGKEDVAVYDGSWTEWGADPATPKATGAA; this is encoded by the coding sequence ATGGACGCCTTGGTCTCAACCGAATGGCTGGAACGCGAACTGGGGGCATCGGACCTGCGGGTCGTCGATGCGACGAAATTTATGGGCGGCAGTGACCGCGACGCGCGCGCCGAATATGAGGCTGGCCACATTCCCGGTGCGGTGTTCATGGATCTGGAGGAATTGACCGACAGCTCCAGCGATATTGAAAATATGGCGCCCCCGCCGGAAAAATTCGCCAGCCGTATGCAGTCGCTCGGCCTTGGCGATGGCAGCCGCATTGTCATCTATGACGACAGCCCGCTGAAAAGTGCGGCGCGCGCCTGGTGGCTGCTCAAATTGTTCGGCGCGCATGATGTCGCGCTGCTCGACGGCGGTCTCGCCAAATGGAAGGCCGAGGGACGCGCGCTCGAAATGGGCAAGCAGACGCTGCGCCATCGCCATTTCACCGTGTGGCGCGATGCCAAGGCGGTGCGGACCAAGGAAGAGATGCTCGCCAACACCGAAAGCGCCGCCGAACAGGTGGTCGATGCCCGCCCTGCGGCGCGCTTCACCGGCGAGGAACGCGACCCCCGTCCCGGCATGGCCCCCGGCCATATCCCCGGATCGCGCAGCCTGCCGCACAGTGAATTGTTCAACGCCGATGGCACGTGGAAACAGGGCGACGAATTGAAGGCCGCTTTCGGCGCCGCGGGTATCGATCTGGCCAAGCCGCTCGTCGCAACCTGCGGCAGCGGCATGACTGCCGCCGTGATTGCCTTTGGGGCGCATCTGCTCGGCAAGGAAGATGTTGCCGTCTATGATGGCAGCTGGACCGAATGGGGCGCCGATCCCGCGACGCCCAAGGCGACCGGCGCCGCCTGA
- the queF gene encoding preQ(1) synthase, protein MTDSSRPPLNPVHLGRTSDLPASPEAAVLDYVPNPRAQELYLVRFAAPEFTSLCPVTGQPDFAHLVIDYAPGDTIVESKSLKLFLGSFRNHAGFHEDCTVGIGRRLCDEMQPRWLRIGGYWYPRGGIPIDVFWQSGPPPEGLWLPDQGVAPYRGRG, encoded by the coding sequence ATGACTGATTCCAGCCGTCCGCCGCTCAATCCGGTGCATCTTGGCCGCACCAGCGACCTGCCTGCCTCACCCGAGGCCGCGGTGCTCGATTATGTGCCCAATCCGCGCGCGCAAGAACTTTATCTGGTGCGCTTTGCCGCGCCCGAATTCACCTCGCTTTGCCCGGTCACCGGCCAGCCCGATTTCGCGCATCTGGTGATCGACTATGCGCCCGGCGACACGATTGTCGAATCGAAATCGCTGAAGCTGTTTCTGGGCAGCTTCCGCAACCATGCGGGTTTTCACGAAGATTGCACCGTCGGCATCGGACGCCGCCTGTGCGACGAGATGCAGCCGCGCTGGCTGCGAATCGGCGGCTATTGGTATCCGCGCGGCGGCATTCCCATCGATGTTTTCTGGCAATCGGGGCCGCCGCCCGAGGGGCTGTGGCTGCCCGACCAGGGCGTCGCCCCCTATCGCGGGCGCGGCTGA
- a CDS encoding DoxX family protein has protein sequence MWTNLIIMILLLTGPVLLARLAARGGEVWPHAAALGAALCFLFTASGHWLIDDEMVQMLPPWVPAPLLLVWATGVMELAIALALLIPATRRMGAWAAIAALCLFFPANIYAAFIQAPVGGHALGPVYLLVRAPVQLFVILWIWRTLIGAPQPRPR, from the coding sequence ATGTGGACCAATTTGATCATCATGATCCTGCTGCTGACAGGGCCGGTGCTGCTCGCGCGACTCGCCGCCCGCGGCGGAGAAGTCTGGCCGCATGCTGCCGCTCTGGGCGCGGCGCTATGCTTCCTGTTCACCGCGTCGGGCCACTGGCTGATCGACGATGAAATGGTCCAGATGCTGCCGCCCTGGGTGCCCGCCCCCTTGCTGCTCGTGTGGGCGACGGGGGTGATGGAGCTTGCCATTGCGCTGGCGCTGCTGATCCCTGCCACGCGGCGCATGGGGGCCTGGGCGGCAATTGCCGCGCTCTGCCTCTTCTTTCCCGCCAATATCTATGCCGCCTTCATTCAGGCGCCGGTCGGCGGGCATGCGCTGGGGCCGGTCTATCTGCTGGTGCGCGCGCCGGTGCAGCTGTTCGTGATCCTGTGGATCTGGCGCACGCTGATCGGCGCGCCTCAGCCGCGCCCGCGATAG
- a CDS encoding acyl-CoA thioesterase, producing the protein MNHTAQPHDYGIQVGPEAIDFMGHVNNAHYLSWVQEAVLAHWRKIAPPEAVAQHLWVALKHEITYRRPAFLDDEVIATVILEKVQGARAFYETIIKRGEDVLAEVKSSWCCVDAETLRPARLASDVIERFFPGEKG; encoded by the coding sequence ATGAACCACACAGCACAGCCTCACGATTACGGCATTCAGGTCGGTCCCGAAGCCATCGACTTCATGGGGCATGTCAACAATGCCCATTATCTGAGCTGGGTGCAGGAAGCGGTGCTGGCCCATTGGCGTAAAATTGCGCCTCCCGAAGCGGTGGCGCAGCATCTGTGGGTCGCATTGAAGCATGAGATTACCTATCGCCGCCCCGCCTTTCTGGACGATGAGGTGATCGCGACGGTCATTTTGGAAAAAGTGCAGGGCGCGCGCGCCTTTTACGAAACGATCATCAAGCGCGGCGAAGACGTGCTGGCCGAGGTGAAATCGAGCTGGTGCTGCGTCGATGCCGAAACGCTGCGCCCCGCACGGCTGGCCAGCGATGTGATCGAGCGCTTTTTTCCCGGCGAGAAGGGCTGA
- a CDS encoding MBL fold metallo-hydrolase, whose amino-acid sequence MADRDDEERIAATGGSPDASLTQDDSFTATSHAGLTYPWGEAAPGEGETIGIADGVRWARIPMPGSLGHINSWLLDDGDGVAIVDTGICMTICSDAWKALYAGALSGTRISRVIGTHLHPDHIGLAGWIAKKHGVKLWMTRGEMLTARAIVADSSDTVPDEALAQSRAAGWDEEAIEAQKARGWNMFQRMIFPLPRSYVRIEDGDILDMGAHRWRVVTGSGHSPEHACLWNEKAGVLIAGDQVLPRISSNVSVNITEPDADPLGEWLASIDKLLATIPADVVTCPAHGEPFRGLHVRLMALRDEHRMRLYTLAEAIAKQPLRAVDTFPMLFNRPIGPHNQGLATGEALAHLKRLEVEGRVKREDRDGVWWYHGVA is encoded by the coding sequence GTGGCGGACCGCGATGACGAGGAACGGATTGCGGCGACCGGCGGCTCGCCCGATGCTTCGCTGACGCAGGATGACAGCTTCACCGCGACCAGCCATGCGGGCCTGACCTACCCCTGGGGCGAAGCTGCGCCGGGGGAGGGGGAAACCATCGGTATTGCCGATGGCGTTCGCTGGGCGCGCATTCCGATGCCCGGCTCGCTTGGCCACATCAACAGCTGGCTGCTCGATGACGGCGATGGCGTCGCGATTGTCGATACCGGCATTTGCATGACCATCTGTTCGGATGCGTGGAAGGCGCTTTATGCGGGCGCGCTATCCGGTACGCGAATCAGCCGCGTTATCGGCACCCATCTTCACCCCGATCATATCGGCCTTGCCGGATGGATCGCCAAAAAACATGGGGTGAAGCTGTGGATGACCCGCGGCGAAATGCTGACCGCGCGCGCCATTGTCGCCGATTCGAGCGACACTGTGCCCGACGAAGCACTGGCCCAGTCGCGCGCGGCGGGCTGGGACGAGGAAGCGATCGAGGCGCAGAAGGCGCGCGGCTGGAACATGTTCCAGCGCATGATCTTTCCCCTGCCGCGCAGCTATGTGCGGATCGAGGATGGCGATATTCTCGACATGGGCGCGCATCGCTGGCGCGTCGTCACCGGCTCGGGCCACAGCCCCGAACATGCCTGTTTGTGGAACGAGAAAGCGGGGGTGCTGATCGCTGGCGATCAGGTATTGCCGCGTATCAGTTCCAATGTGTCGGTCAATATTACTGAACCCGATGCTGACCCGCTGGGTGAATGGCTGGCCTCTATCGACAAGCTTCTCGCCACCATTCCCGCCGACGTCGTCACCTGCCCGGCGCATGGCGAGCCGTTTCGCGGCCTGCACGTCCGGCTGATGGCGCTGCGCGACGAACATCGGATGCGGCTTTACACATTGGCTGAGGCGATTGCGAAACAGCCGCTACGCGCGGTCGATACCTTCCCGATGCTCTTCAACCGGCCCATCGGTCCGCATAATCAGGGGCTCGCAACGGGCGAGGCGCTCGCGCATCTCAAGCGGCTGGAGGTTGAAGGGCGGGTCAAGCGCGAGGACCGGGACGGCGTCTGGTGGTATCACGGCGTCGCCTGA
- a CDS encoding DUF1013 domain-containing protein has product MPHATAAWLVDNTGLTFAQIAEFCGVHVLEVQAIADETAATKYTGRDPVRAHELSMEEIEKGQKDPDYKLKMNTQAQDTIRRTRGPRYTPVSKRQDKPDGIAWILKNHPEVSDGAISKLIGTTRNTISAIRERSHWNSANIVAKDPVTLGLCSQRELDAIVAKAAKKAGIKAPEDSRFEGDREALLEELRAERSAAAEARAAEDAANDED; this is encoded by the coding sequence ATGCCCCACGCGACCGCTGCGTGGCTGGTCGATAATACGGGTCTCACTTTCGCGCAGATCGCCGAATTCTGCGGCGTTCACGTATTGGAAGTGCAGGCGATTGCCGATGAAACCGCCGCGACCAAATATACCGGCCGCGATCCGGTGCGCGCGCATGAACTGTCGATGGAAGAAATTGAAAAGGGTCAGAAGGACCCCGATTACAAGCTCAAGATGAATACGCAGGCGCAGGATACGATCCGCCGCACGCGCGGGCCGCGCTACACGCCGGTCAGCAAGCGGCAGGACAAGCCCGATGGCATCGCCTGGATTTTGAAGAATCATCCCGAAGTGTCGGACGGCGCGATCAGCAAGCTGATCGGCACCACCCGCAACACGATCAGCGCCATTCGCGAACGCAGCCATTGGAACAGCGCCAATATCGTCGCCAAGGACCCGGTTACGCTGGGGCTTTGCTCGCAGCGCGAGCTTGACGCCATCGTTGCCAAGGCGGCGAAGAAGGCGGGAATCAAGGCGCCCGAGGACAGCCGTTTTGAAGGCGACCGCGAAGCCCTGCTCGAAGAATTGCGCGCCGAACGCAGCGCCGCCGCCGAAGCGCGCGCGGCGGAGGATGCCGCCAACGACGAGGATTGA
- a CDS encoding LysR substrate-binding domain-containing protein, which produces MTEYDSSMAARRNLPPLASLRAFEAAARHESFRLAAEELAVTPTAISHQIRQLEERLGLPLFTRRARGVALTDAGQRLFPTLSDGFDAFERAIREILPRRKGRTAITLSATTLFTARRILPALAHFQAAFPEYDLRLHASDEPVDLAAGVADVAVRYGRAPFAGLVATPLFADRFGPLCSPRLGVTSPEDLQGATLLHVEWRRAGKAPSWPRWAQLAQAEGVSLAARAFDQGPRFSADDHALQAAAAGDGIVLSSLALARPAMDAGLLIHPFGPVMEGEEYHLLTLPERAHDPALMAVRQWLLDHVA; this is translated from the coding sequence ATGACTGAATATGATTCATCTATGGCCGCGCGGCGCAACCTGCCCCCGCTCGCATCTTTGCGCGCTTTCGAGGCGGCGGCGCGGCACGAAAGTTTCCGCCTTGCGGCCGAGGAACTGGCGGTGACGCCCACCGCAATCAGCCATCAGATCCGCCAATTGGAGGAAAGGCTGGGTTTGCCGCTCTTTACCCGCCGGGCACGCGGCGTCGCGCTGACCGATGCCGGACAGCGATTGTTCCCGACGCTCAGCGACGGTTTCGATGCGTTTGAGCGGGCGATTCGCGAAATTCTCCCCCGCCGCAAGGGGCGCACCGCCATCACGCTGAGCGCGACGACGCTGTTTACCGCGCGCCGCATCCTCCCCGCGCTCGCGCATTTTCAGGCGGCCTTCCCCGAATATGATCTGCGCCTCCACGCCTCCGACGAACCGGTCGATCTGGCGGCCGGGGTTGCCGATGTCGCTGTCCGCTATGGACGTGCGCCCTTTGCCGGGCTGGTTGCGACGCCGCTGTTCGCCGACCGCTTCGGCCCGCTGTGCAGCCCCCGGCTGGGAGTGACGTCGCCCGAGGATTTGCAGGGCGCGACATTGCTTCATGTCGAATGGCGCCGCGCGGGAAAGGCGCCCAGCTGGCCGCGCTGGGCGCAGCTTGCGCAGGCCGAAGGCGTGTCGCTGGCCGCAAGGGCGTTCGATCAGGGCCCGCGCTTCAGCGCGGACGATCATGCATTGCAGGCGGCGGCGGCGGGCGACGGTATCGTCTTGTCCAGTCTCGCCCTCGCGCGGCCAGCAATGGATGCGGGGCTGCTCATCCATCCCTTTGGCCCCGTCATGGAGGGGGAGGAATATCATCTGCTCACGCTGCCCGAACGAGCGCACGACCCCGCGTTGATGGCGGTGCGCCAATGGTTGCTGGATCATGTTGCGTAA
- a CDS encoding FMN-dependent NADH-azoreductase, translating into MDHHALNILHIDSSARSGLSGRDRHGSHSRRLTARFLDRWRTARPQDRIIYRDVGAEPPAPVDEAWVAAAFTPPQRRTPEQQARLAESDRLTAELVAADLLVVGAPMYNFGIPAPLKAWIDNIVRVGVTFGFDRSRDGEPYWPMLPGGKRLVILSSRGDYGYDPGQRLAARNLVEAGLTVPLSYIGLYDWDGVAIEYDEFADDRLAASIAAAEQGVDALADQLMHINWRERAAA; encoded by the coding sequence ATGGACCACCACGCGCTGAATATTCTCCATATCGATTCGAGCGCCCGTTCCGGCCTGTCCGGCCGCGACCGGCACGGATCACACAGCCGCCGACTGACCGCGCGCTTTCTGGACCGCTGGCGCACCGCACGGCCACAGGACAGGATCATTTATCGCGATGTCGGTGCCGAACCGCCCGCGCCGGTCGATGAGGCCTGGGTCGCCGCTGCTTTCACGCCGCCGCAGCGGCGTACGCCCGAACAGCAGGCGCGCCTGGCCGAAAGCGATCGGTTGACCGCCGAACTGGTCGCCGCCGATCTGTTGGTGGTCGGCGCGCCCATGTATAATTTCGGGATTCCTGCCCCGCTGAAAGCCTGGATCGACAATATTGTCCGTGTCGGGGTGACCTTTGGTTTCGACCGATCGCGCGATGGCGAGCCCTATTGGCCGATGCTGCCGGGCGGAAAGCGGCTCGTCATCCTCTCCTCGCGCGGCGATTATGGCTATGACCCGGGGCAGCGGCTGGCCGCGCGCAACCTGGTGGAGGCGGGACTGACGGTGCCGCTTTCCTATATCGGCCTGTATGATTGGGACGGGGTCGCCATCGAATATGATGAATTTGCCGACGACCGGCTCGCTGCCTCGATTGCCGCTGCCGAGCAGGGTGTCGATGCGCTGGCCGACCAGCTGATGCACATAAATTGGCGCGAACGCGCCGCGGCTTGA
- a CDS encoding acetyltransferase yields the protein MTAVRIRPSRPDDGPRAVEIWAAAVDATHDFLAPADRVAIGAEVAGFLPSAPLWLAVDARDRPLGFMLLDKGHMEALFIDPAVRGQGVGRALVAHALALQPALTTDVNEQNEPAMAFYRRLGFVPTGRSECDGQGRPYPLIHLRFSA from the coding sequence TTGACCGCGGTCCGCATCCGTCCCTCGCGCCCCGACGACGGCCCGCGCGCGGTCGAAATCTGGGCGGCGGCCGTCGATGCGACGCATGATTTCCTGGCTCCCGCCGACCGCGTGGCAATCGGTGCGGAAGTGGCGGGTTTTCTCCCCTCCGCACCGCTGTGGCTGGCGGTCGATGCCCGGGATCGCCCGCTGGGCTTCATGCTGCTCGACAAGGGGCATATGGAGGCCTTGTTCATCGACCCGGCGGTTCGCGGTCAAGGCGTCGGGCGCGCCCTCGTCGCGCATGCACTGGCGTTGCAGCCTGCCCTCACCACCGACGTCAACGAACAGAATGAACCAGCGATGGCCTTCTATCGGCGTCTGGGTTTCGTTCCGACGGGCCGGTCGGAATGCGATGGCCAGGGGCGTCCATATCCCCTGATCCATCTGCGTTTTTCTGCCTGA
- a CDS encoding MaoC family dehydratase codes for MVKPSLFLDDLTIGQTWEGGPIIMNEADMIRFATEYDPQPMHIDPKAAAEGRFGGLIASGWHVAALVMRDFVDAGAFGDTPLLGLKVDDLEWRHPVRAGDRLSIVREVVDVRVSRSKPDRGVLTMRMTVTNQDGEVAMSFLNLIQMPLRGHQL; via the coding sequence GTGGTGAAGCCTTCGCTGTTCCTCGACGATCTGACAATTGGCCAGACATGGGAGGGCGGGCCCATCATCATGAACGAAGCGGACATGATCCGTTTCGCAACCGAATATGATCCCCAGCCGATGCATATCGACCCCAAGGCCGCAGCCGAGGGGCGGTTCGGGGGCCTGATTGCCAGCGGCTGGCATGTGGCCGCGCTTGTCATGCGCGATTTTGTCGATGCCGGCGCCTTTGGCGACACGCCCCTTTTGGGTTTGAAGGTCGATGATCTGGAATGGCGCCATCCGGTGCGTGCGGGGGATCGACTGTCGATTGTCCGCGAGGTTGTGGATGTGCGTGTGTCGCGCAGCAAGCCCGACCGCGGTGTGCTGACGATGCGGATGACCGTCACCAATCAGGATGGAGAGGTCGCCATGTCTTTCCTCAACCTTATCCAGATGCCCCTTCGCGGCCACCAGCTTTGA
- a CDS encoding NAD(P)H-quinone oxidoreductase, giving the protein MTSVPSSMTAIAITEAGGPEVLKAETRPVPQLGPGEVLIRVAAAGVNRPDVLQRMGHYPPPPGASDLPGLEIAGVVAAIGPGGDPEMLGQSVCALVAGGGYAEYCVAPAGSCLPVPKGYSFAEAAALPETVFTVWHNLFERGWIQEGETVLVHGGTSGIGTTAIGLAKLFDIQVIVTCGSAAKCEAARALGADLAIDYKAEDFVEAVGKFTQGVGVHVVLDMVGGDYVPRNLACLAEDGRHVSIAFQRGMKAEVNVADLMRRRLTMTGSTLRARSQDFKAALADEIHGTLWPRLDEGAWKPAIDRIFPLAEAAAAHARMEAGDHVGKIVLAIE; this is encoded by the coding sequence GTGACCAGCGTGCCGAGCAGCATGACCGCTATCGCCATAACCGAGGCGGGCGGACCCGAGGTTCTGAAAGCCGAAACCCGGCCCGTTCCGCAGCTGGGGCCGGGCGAAGTGCTGATCCGTGTCGCCGCCGCGGGGGTCAACCGCCCGGACGTGCTGCAACGCATGGGCCATTATCCGCCGCCGCCGGGCGCGTCGGACTTGCCCGGCCTCGAAATTGCGGGCGTGGTGGCGGCCATCGGCCCCGGCGGCGATCCCGAAATGCTGGGGCAAAGCGTTTGCGCGCTTGTCGCGGGGGGCGGCTATGCCGAATATTGCGTGGCGCCCGCCGGAAGCTGCCTGCCCGTTCCCAAGGGGTACAGTTTTGCCGAGGCGGCGGCCCTGCCCGAAACCGTCTTCACCGTCTGGCATAATCTGTTCGAGCGTGGCTGGATTCAGGAGGGCGAGACCGTGCTGGTCCATGGCGGCACCAGCGGCATCGGCACCACGGCCATCGGCCTTGCCAAGCTGTTCGACATACAGGTGATCGTAACTTGCGGCAGCGCGGCGAAATGCGAAGCGGCGCGCGCGCTCGGTGCGGATCTGGCTATCGATTATAAGGCCGAAGATTTTGTCGAGGCGGTCGGGAAATTCACCCAGGGCGTCGGGGTTCATGTCGTGCTGGACATGGTGGGCGGCGATTATGTGCCCCGCAATCTCGCTTGTCTGGCCGAGGACGGGCGCCATGTCAGCATTGCCTTTCAGCGCGGCATGAAGGCCGAGGTGAATGTTGCCGATCTGATGCGCCGCCGCCTCACAATGACCGGATCGACGCTGCGGGCGCGCAGTCAGGATTTCAAGGCGGCGCTCGCGGATGAAATTCACGGCACGCTCTGGCCGCGCCTCGACGAAGGGGCTTGGAAACCCGCCATAGATCGTATCTTCCCGCTGGCAGAAGCCGCCGCGGCCCATGCGCGGATGGAGGCAGGCGATCATGTCGGAAAGATTGTGCTCGCCATTGAATAA
- a CDS encoding DUF1192 domain-containing protein, with amino-acid sequence MLLGTLVTLISPTFRQSTVIAAPRIRRTHGQQRDGRPRRVLLTASGHGSTVAREEMQGDQGDPHEKGVRPMDDEELPRRRDDVLEALIRQPLDPLSITELDARIVALEREIERVKAHRSKAASHKASAEALFRKG; translated from the coding sequence ATGCTGCTCGGCACGCTGGTCACGTTGATTTCCCCCACATTTCGGCAAAGCACCGTCATCGCTGCCCCAAGGATCCGCAGAACCCATGGACAGCAGCGCGACGGGCGCCCCCGGCGCGTCTTATTGACAGCCAGCGGCCATGGGTCAACAGTTGCGCGCGAGGAAATGCAAGGGGATCAAGGCGATCCCCATGAGAAGGGAGTCCGGCCGATGGATGATGAGGAGCTTCCCCGGCGGCGCGACGATGTGCTGGAGGCTTTGATCCGGCAGCCGCTGGACCCGCTGTCGATCACCGAACTGGATGCGCGGATCGTCGCGCTGGAGCGAGAGATAGAGCGCGTCAAAGCGCATCGTTCCAAAGCGGCAAGTCACAAGGCGAGCGCCGAGGCGCTTTTCCGGAAAGGCTGA